The Macrobrachium rosenbergii isolate ZJJX-2024 chromosome 18, ASM4041242v1, whole genome shotgun sequence genome has a window encoding:
- the LOC136848039 gene encoding uncharacterized protein isoform X1, producing MGNSQQTHGSVTKRLITEDNINVALQKAKGSGARIVSWTVKNFTAKGDNYVSVVTSVEIKYQLNGSEYSASFIAKLGAPQSTKTFSESIDYAFVKECRVYEEIVPLLNEELISRGLQRLRVPECYYATYEPGDQVIYLEDLRTRGFQTRERKAPLDKAHTTLVLQEMARLHAASLLLQRRDGCDRLDVKFPYLGKDCFDVTEDVKKMAAGLLDKHIHETIIALKEFEGYQKAIQWLTDLIPHAYETWMGQLDNKTKFAVICHGDCWNNNILFRYDDQGNPIEAMLVDLQLLRSASLAADIQLLFCISLTGHERKSNLDYYLDVYYGSFKTVMDSGGLAMPFTRGELADEYESKHLYGLFWAMAFLPAILSESEDIPDEFYTDDLLAASEGPSGCSAPQDTDGESAGSSDE from the exons A tgGGTAACTCCCAGCAAACTCACGGATCAGTGACGAAGAGATTGATAACAGAAGACAATATTAACGTTGCTTTACAGAAGGCTAAGGGCTCTGGTGCTCGTATTGTCTCATGGACCGTCAAGAATTTTACGGCTAAAGGTGACAATTATGTCTCTGTCGTGACTAGCGTTGAAATAAAGTACCAACTGAACGGCAGCGAATATTCTGCTTCTTTCATCGCTAAACTTGGAGCCCCGCAATCAACCAAGACTTTCAGCGAGAGCATAGATTACGCCTTCGTGAAGGAATGCAGAGTTTATGAGGAAATCGTCCCTCTCTTGAATGAGGAGCTGATTTCTCGTGGCCTCCAGCGTCTGAGAGTTCCAGAGTGTTACTACGCTACATATGAGCCTGGAGACCAAGTTATTTATTTAGAAGACTTGAGAACTCGTGGATTTCAAACTCGTGAACGCAAAGCCCCGTTAGACAAGGCTCACACCACTCTAGTGCTCCAGGAAATGGCCAGATTACACGCTGCATCTTTGTTGCTTCAGAGAAGGGATGGCTGTGACCGTCTCGATGTAAAATTTCCATATCTTGGAAAAGATTGCTTTGATGTAACTGAGGATGTTAAAAAAATGGCTGCAGGTCTGCTGGATAAGCATATACATGAAACAATCATTGCCTTGAAAGAGTTTGAAGGTTACCAGAAGGCCATTCAATGGTTAACAGACCTCATACCGCATGCTTACGAGACATGGATGGGGCAGCTGGACAACAAAACGAAATTCGCTGTCATTTGTCATGGTGACTGCTGGAATAACAATATTCTTTTCAG GTATGACGACCAAGGAAACCCCATTGAGGCGATGTTGGTTGATCTGCAGCTTCTTCGCTCCGCTTCTCTCGCAGCTGACATCCAGTTGCTGTTCTGTATCAGCCTAACGGGTCACGAGAGGAAATCGAACCTCGATTACTACTTAGATGTTTACTATGGATCCTTCAAGACTGTCATGGATTCTGGGGGATTAGCCATGCCTTTCACCAGAGGCGAACTCGCGGATGAATACGAAAGCAAACACCTTTATGGCCTATTCTGGGCAATGGCGTTTTTGCCCGCCATCCTCAGTGAAAGCGAGGACATCCCAGATGAGTTCTACACCGACGACTTACTCGCAGCATCCGAAGGACCTTCCGGCTGCAGTGCTCCTCAGGACACCGACGGAGAGTCCGCCGGTTCTTCCgatgaatga
- the LOC136848039 gene encoding uncharacterized protein isoform X2: protein MGNSQQTHGSVTKRLITEDNINVALQKAKGSGARIVSWTVKNFTAKGDNYVSVVTSVEIKYQLNGSEYSASFIAKLGAPQSTKTFSESIDYAFVKECRVYEEIVPLLNEELISRGLQRLRVPECYYATYEPGDQVIYLEDLRTRGFQTRERKAPLDKAHTTLVLQEMARLHAASLLLQRRDGCDRLDVKFPYLGKDCFDVTEDVKKMAAGLLDKHIHETIIALKEFEGYQKAIQWLTDLIPHAYETWMGQLDNKTKFAVICHGDCWNNNILFRYDDQGNPIEAMLVDLQLLRSASLAADIQLLFCISLTGHERKSNLDYYLDVYYGSFKTVMDSGGLAMPFTRGELADEYESKHLYGLFWAMAFLPAILSESEDIPDEFYTDDLLAASEGPSGCSAPQDTDGESAGSSDE, encoded by the exons tgGGTAACTCCCAGCAAACTCACGGATCAGTGACGAAGAGATTGATAACAGAAGACAATATTAACGTTGCTTTACAGAAGGCTAAGGGCTCTGGTGCTCGTATTGTCTCATGGACCGTCAAGAATTTTACGGCTAAAGGTGACAATTATGTCTCTGTCGTGACTAGCGTTGAAATAAAGTACCAACTGAACGGCAGCGAATATTCTGCTTCTTTCATCGCTAAACTTGGAGCCCCGCAATCAACCAAGACTTTCAGCGAGAGCATAGATTACGCCTTCGTGAAGGAATGCAGAGTTTATGAGGAAATCGTCCCTCTCTTGAATGAGGAGCTGATTTCTCGTGGCCTCCAGCGTCTGAGAGTTCCAGAGTGTTACTACGCTACATATGAGCCTGGAGACCAAGTTATTTATTTAGAAGACTTGAGAACTCGTGGATTTCAAACTCGTGAACGCAAAGCCCCGTTAGACAAGGCTCACACCACTCTAGTGCTCCAGGAAATGGCCAGATTACACGCTGCATCTTTGTTGCTTCAGAGAAGGGATGGCTGTGACCGTCTCGATGTAAAATTTCCATATCTTGGAAAAGATTGCTTTGATGTAACTGAGGATGTTAAAAAAATGGCTGCAGGTCTGCTGGATAAGCATATACATGAAACAATCATTGCCTTGAAAGAGTTTGAAGGTTACCAGAAGGCCATTCAATGGTTAACAGACCTCATACCGCATGCTTACGAGACATGGATGGGGCAGCTGGACAACAAAACGAAATTCGCTGTCATTTGTCATGGTGACTGCTGGAATAACAATATTCTTTTCAG GTATGACGACCAAGGAAACCCCATTGAGGCGATGTTGGTTGATCTGCAGCTTCTTCGCTCCGCTTCTCTCGCAGCTGACATCCAGTTGCTGTTCTGTATCAGCCTAACGGGTCACGAGAGGAAATCGAACCTCGATTACTACTTAGATGTTTACTATGGATCCTTCAAGACTGTCATGGATTCTGGGGGATTAGCCATGCCTTTCACCAGAGGCGAACTCGCGGATGAATACGAAAGCAAACACCTTTATGGCCTATTCTGGGCAATGGCGTTTTTGCCCGCCATCCTCAGTGAAAGCGAGGACATCCCAGATGAGTTCTACACCGACGACTTACTCGCAGCATCCGAAGGACCTTCCGGCTGCAGTGCTCCTCAGGACACCGACGGAGAGTCCGCCGGTTCTTCCgatgaatga